One stretch of Macrotis lagotis isolate mMagLag1 chromosome 7, bilby.v1.9.chrom.fasta, whole genome shotgun sequence DNA includes these proteins:
- the PFKFB3 gene encoding 6-phosphofructo-2-kinase/fructose-2,6-bisphosphatase 3 isoform X5 — protein MPLELTQSRVQKIWIPADHRPSLPRPCGPQLTNSPTVIVMVGLPARGKTYMSKKLTRYLNWMGVPTKVFNVGEYRREAVKEFSSYSFFHPDNEEAMKVRKQCALAALRDVQLYLKEEGGQIAVFDATNTTKERRDMILDFAKENDFKVFFIESVCDDPSVVASNIMEVKLSSPDYRDCSSAEAMEDFMKRIDCYQVNYQPLDPDNYDRELSLIKVLDVGRRFLVNRVQDHIQSRIVYYLMNIHVQPRTIYLCRHGESEYNLSGRIGGDTGLSNRGKKFSIALGKFLEEQNLKNLKIWTSQLKRTIQTAEALKLPYEQWKALNEIDAGVCEEMTYDEIKDTYPEEFALRDQDKYYYRYPSGESYQDLVQRLEPVIMELERQENVLVICHQAVMRCLLAYFLDKSADEMPYLKCPLHTVLKLTPVAYGCRVESIYLNVEAVNTHRERSENLNSS, from the exons ATGCCCCTGGAGCTGACTCAGAGCCGGGTGCAGAAGATCTGGATCCCCGCGGACCACCGGCCTTCGCTGCCCAGAC CCTGTGGACCTCAGCTAACCAATTCCCCTACAGTGATTGTTATGGTTGGACTCCCAGCTAGGGGAAAGACTTACATGTCTAAGAAGTTGACACGCTACCTCAATTGGATGGGTGTCCCCACGAAAG TTTTCAATGTCGGGGAGTACCGCCGGGAGGCTGTGAAAGAATTTAGTTCCTATAGTTTCTTTCATCCAGACAATGAAGAGGCCATGAAAGTTCGGAA ACAATGTGCATTAGCTGCCTTGAGAGATGTCCAGTTGTATCTGAAAGAAGAAGGTGGCCAGATTGCA GTTTTTGATGCTACCAATACcacaaaagagagaagagatatgaTCCTtgattttgcaaaagaaaatgactttaag GTGTTTTTCATCGAGTCTGTATGTGATGACCCTTCTGTAGTGGCCTCCAACATTATG GAAGTTAAACTCTCTAGCCCCGATTATAGAGATTGCAGCTCAGCAGAAGCCATGGAGGACTTCATGAAAAGAATTGATTGCTATCAAGTCAACTACCAACCTCTTGACCCAGATAACTATGATAG GGAGCTATCACTGATCAAGGTGCTTGATGTTGGCCGAAGATTCCTGGTAAATAGAGTCCAAGATCACATCCAGAGCAGGATAGTCTATTACCTGATGAACATCCATGTCCAGCCCCGGACCATCTATTTATGTCGCCATGGAGAGAGCGAATATAATCTCTCAGGGAGGATTGGTGGAGACACTGGCTTGTCCAATAGGGGAAAGAAG TTCTCCattgccttgggcaagttcctGGAGGAGCAGAATTTGAAGAACCTTAAGATATGGACCAGTCAGCTTAAAAGGACCATCCAGACAGCAGAAGCCCTCAAGCTACCATATGAGCAGTGGAAGGCCCTCAATGAAATTGATGCT GGAGTCTGTGAAGAAATGACCTATGATGAAATCAAGGATACTTATCCTGAAGAATTTGCTCTTCGTGATCAGGATAAATATTATTACCGCTACCCTTCTGGAGAG TCTTATCAAGATCTAGTTCAGCGCTTAGAACCAGTGATCATGGAGTTGGAGAGACAGGAGAATGTATTGGTGATTTGCCACCAAGCTGTCATGCGTTGCCTTTTGGCCTATTTTCTAGATAAGAGTGCAG ATGAAATGCCGTATTTGAAGTGTCCCCTTCACACAGTATTGAAACTGACACCTGTGGCCTATG GTTGCCGGGTGGAATCTATTTATTTGAATGTAGAAGCAGTAAACACACACCGGGAAAGATCAGAG AACCTGAATAGCTCCTAG
- the PFKFB3 gene encoding 6-phosphofructo-2-kinase/fructose-2,6-bisphosphatase 3 isoform X4: MSFFKACGPQLTNSPTVIVMVGLPARGKTYMSKKLTRYLNWMGVPTKVFNVGEYRREAVKEFSSYSFFHPDNEEAMKVRKQCALAALRDVQLYLKEEGGQIAVFDATNTTKERRDMILDFAKENDFKVFFIESVCDDPSVVASNIMEVKLSSPDYRDCSSAEAMEDFMKRIDCYQVNYQPLDPDNYDRELSLIKVLDVGRRFLVNRVQDHIQSRIVYYLMNIHVQPRTIYLCRHGESEYNLSGRIGGDTGLSNRGKKFSIALGKFLEEQNLKNLKIWTSQLKRTIQTAEALKLPYEQWKALNEIDAGVCEEMTYDEIKDTYPEEFALRDQDKYYYRYPSGESYQDLVQRLEPVIMELERQENVLVICHQAVMRCLLAYFLDKSADEMPYLKCPLHTVLKLTPVAYGCRVESIYLNVEAVNTHRERSEEAKKGPSPLMRRNSVTPLASPEPTKKPRINSFEEHVASTSTSTSLPSCLSREVSTQPLLGKACLT, translated from the exons CCTGTGGACCTCAGCTAACCAATTCCCCTACAGTGATTGTTATGGTTGGACTCCCAGCTAGGGGAAAGACTTACATGTCTAAGAAGTTGACACGCTACCTCAATTGGATGGGTGTCCCCACGAAAG TTTTCAATGTCGGGGAGTACCGCCGGGAGGCTGTGAAAGAATTTAGTTCCTATAGTTTCTTTCATCCAGACAATGAAGAGGCCATGAAAGTTCGGAA ACAATGTGCATTAGCTGCCTTGAGAGATGTCCAGTTGTATCTGAAAGAAGAAGGTGGCCAGATTGCA GTTTTTGATGCTACCAATACcacaaaagagagaagagatatgaTCCTtgattttgcaaaagaaaatgactttaag GTGTTTTTCATCGAGTCTGTATGTGATGACCCTTCTGTAGTGGCCTCCAACATTATG GAAGTTAAACTCTCTAGCCCCGATTATAGAGATTGCAGCTCAGCAGAAGCCATGGAGGACTTCATGAAAAGAATTGATTGCTATCAAGTCAACTACCAACCTCTTGACCCAGATAACTATGATAG GGAGCTATCACTGATCAAGGTGCTTGATGTTGGCCGAAGATTCCTGGTAAATAGAGTCCAAGATCACATCCAGAGCAGGATAGTCTATTACCTGATGAACATCCATGTCCAGCCCCGGACCATCTATTTATGTCGCCATGGAGAGAGCGAATATAATCTCTCAGGGAGGATTGGTGGAGACACTGGCTTGTCCAATAGGGGAAAGAAG TTCTCCattgccttgggcaagttcctGGAGGAGCAGAATTTGAAGAACCTTAAGATATGGACCAGTCAGCTTAAAAGGACCATCCAGACAGCAGAAGCCCTCAAGCTACCATATGAGCAGTGGAAGGCCCTCAATGAAATTGATGCT GGAGTCTGTGAAGAAATGACCTATGATGAAATCAAGGATACTTATCCTGAAGAATTTGCTCTTCGTGATCAGGATAAATATTATTACCGCTACCCTTCTGGAGAG TCTTATCAAGATCTAGTTCAGCGCTTAGAACCAGTGATCATGGAGTTGGAGAGACAGGAGAATGTATTGGTGATTTGCCACCAAGCTGTCATGCGTTGCCTTTTGGCCTATTTTCTAGATAAGAGTGCAG ATGAAATGCCGTATTTGAAGTGTCCCCTTCACACAGTATTGAAACTGACACCTGTGGCCTATG GTTGCCGGGTGGAATCTATTTATTTGAATGTAGAAGCAGTAAACACACACCGGGAAAGATCAGAG GAAGCAAAGAAGGGACCTAGCCCGCTCATGAGACGCAATAGCGTTACCCCACTAGCCAGCCCTGAACCCACCAAAAAGCCTCGCATCAACAGCTTTGAGGAGCATGTGgcttctacttctacttctacttccCTGCCCAGCTGCCTGTCCCGGGAGGTGTCCACGCAA CCTTTACTAGGGAAAGCCTGTTT AACCTGA
- the PFKFB3 gene encoding 6-phosphofructo-2-kinase/fructose-2,6-bisphosphatase 3 isoform X3 — MPLELTQSRVQKIWIPADHRPSLPRPCGPQLTNSPTVIVMVGLPARGKTYMSKKLTRYLNWMGVPTKVFNVGEYRREAVKEFSSYSFFHPDNEEAMKVRKQCALAALRDVQLYLKEEGGQIAVFDATNTTKERRDMILDFAKENDFKVFFIESVCDDPSVVASNIMEVKLSSPDYRDCSSAEAMEDFMKRIDCYQVNYQPLDPDNYDRELSLIKVLDVGRRFLVNRVQDHIQSRIVYYLMNIHVQPRTIYLCRHGESEYNLSGRIGGDTGLSNRGKKFSIALGKFLEEQNLKNLKIWTSQLKRTIQTAEALKLPYEQWKALNEIDAGVCEEMTYDEIKDTYPEEFALRDQDKYYYRYPSGESYQDLVQRLEPVIMELERQENVLVICHQAVMRCLLAYFLDKSADEMPYLKCPLHTVLKLTPVAYGCRVESIYLNVEAVNTHRERSEEAKKGPSPLMRRNSVTPLASPEPTKKPRINSFEEHVASTSTSTSLPSCLSREVSTQVS; from the exons ATGCCCCTGGAGCTGACTCAGAGCCGGGTGCAGAAGATCTGGATCCCCGCGGACCACCGGCCTTCGCTGCCCAGAC CCTGTGGACCTCAGCTAACCAATTCCCCTACAGTGATTGTTATGGTTGGACTCCCAGCTAGGGGAAAGACTTACATGTCTAAGAAGTTGACACGCTACCTCAATTGGATGGGTGTCCCCACGAAAG TTTTCAATGTCGGGGAGTACCGCCGGGAGGCTGTGAAAGAATTTAGTTCCTATAGTTTCTTTCATCCAGACAATGAAGAGGCCATGAAAGTTCGGAA ACAATGTGCATTAGCTGCCTTGAGAGATGTCCAGTTGTATCTGAAAGAAGAAGGTGGCCAGATTGCA GTTTTTGATGCTACCAATACcacaaaagagagaagagatatgaTCCTtgattttgcaaaagaaaatgactttaag GTGTTTTTCATCGAGTCTGTATGTGATGACCCTTCTGTAGTGGCCTCCAACATTATG GAAGTTAAACTCTCTAGCCCCGATTATAGAGATTGCAGCTCAGCAGAAGCCATGGAGGACTTCATGAAAAGAATTGATTGCTATCAAGTCAACTACCAACCTCTTGACCCAGATAACTATGATAG GGAGCTATCACTGATCAAGGTGCTTGATGTTGGCCGAAGATTCCTGGTAAATAGAGTCCAAGATCACATCCAGAGCAGGATAGTCTATTACCTGATGAACATCCATGTCCAGCCCCGGACCATCTATTTATGTCGCCATGGAGAGAGCGAATATAATCTCTCAGGGAGGATTGGTGGAGACACTGGCTTGTCCAATAGGGGAAAGAAG TTCTCCattgccttgggcaagttcctGGAGGAGCAGAATTTGAAGAACCTTAAGATATGGACCAGTCAGCTTAAAAGGACCATCCAGACAGCAGAAGCCCTCAAGCTACCATATGAGCAGTGGAAGGCCCTCAATGAAATTGATGCT GGAGTCTGTGAAGAAATGACCTATGATGAAATCAAGGATACTTATCCTGAAGAATTTGCTCTTCGTGATCAGGATAAATATTATTACCGCTACCCTTCTGGAGAG TCTTATCAAGATCTAGTTCAGCGCTTAGAACCAGTGATCATGGAGTTGGAGAGACAGGAGAATGTATTGGTGATTTGCCACCAAGCTGTCATGCGTTGCCTTTTGGCCTATTTTCTAGATAAGAGTGCAG ATGAAATGCCGTATTTGAAGTGTCCCCTTCACACAGTATTGAAACTGACACCTGTGGCCTATG GTTGCCGGGTGGAATCTATTTATTTGAATGTAGAAGCAGTAAACACACACCGGGAAAGATCAGAG GAAGCAAAGAAGGGACCTAGCCCGCTCATGAGACGCAATAGCGTTACCCCACTAGCCAGCCCTGAACCCACCAAAAAGCCTCGCATCAACAGCTTTGAGGAGCATGTGgcttctacttctacttctacttccCTGCCCAGCTGCCTGTCCCGGGAGGTGTCCACGCAAGTTAGTTGA
- the PFKFB3 gene encoding 6-phosphofructo-2-kinase/fructose-2,6-bisphosphatase 3 isoform X1 — protein sequence MPLELTQSRVQKIWIPADHRPSLPRPCGPQLTNSPTVIVMVGLPARGKTYMSKKLTRYLNWMGVPTKVFNVGEYRREAVKEFSSYSFFHPDNEEAMKVRKQCALAALRDVQLYLKEEGGQIAVFDATNTTKERRDMILDFAKENDFKVFFIESVCDDPSVVASNIMEVKLSSPDYRDCSSAEAMEDFMKRIDCYQVNYQPLDPDNYDRELSLIKVLDVGRRFLVNRVQDHIQSRIVYYLMNIHVQPRTIYLCRHGESEYNLSGRIGGDTGLSNRGKKFSIALGKFLEEQNLKNLKIWTSQLKRTIQTAEALKLPYEQWKALNEIDAGVCEEMTYDEIKDTYPEEFALRDQDKYYYRYPSGESYQDLVQRLEPVIMELERQENVLVICHQAVMRCLLAYFLDKSADEMPYLKCPLHTVLKLTPVAYGCRVESIYLNVEAVNTHRERSEEAKKGPSPLMRRNSVTPLASPEPTKKPRINSFEEHVASTSTSTSLPSCLSREVSTQPLLGKACLT from the exons ATGCCCCTGGAGCTGACTCAGAGCCGGGTGCAGAAGATCTGGATCCCCGCGGACCACCGGCCTTCGCTGCCCAGAC CCTGTGGACCTCAGCTAACCAATTCCCCTACAGTGATTGTTATGGTTGGACTCCCAGCTAGGGGAAAGACTTACATGTCTAAGAAGTTGACACGCTACCTCAATTGGATGGGTGTCCCCACGAAAG TTTTCAATGTCGGGGAGTACCGCCGGGAGGCTGTGAAAGAATTTAGTTCCTATAGTTTCTTTCATCCAGACAATGAAGAGGCCATGAAAGTTCGGAA ACAATGTGCATTAGCTGCCTTGAGAGATGTCCAGTTGTATCTGAAAGAAGAAGGTGGCCAGATTGCA GTTTTTGATGCTACCAATACcacaaaagagagaagagatatgaTCCTtgattttgcaaaagaaaatgactttaag GTGTTTTTCATCGAGTCTGTATGTGATGACCCTTCTGTAGTGGCCTCCAACATTATG GAAGTTAAACTCTCTAGCCCCGATTATAGAGATTGCAGCTCAGCAGAAGCCATGGAGGACTTCATGAAAAGAATTGATTGCTATCAAGTCAACTACCAACCTCTTGACCCAGATAACTATGATAG GGAGCTATCACTGATCAAGGTGCTTGATGTTGGCCGAAGATTCCTGGTAAATAGAGTCCAAGATCACATCCAGAGCAGGATAGTCTATTACCTGATGAACATCCATGTCCAGCCCCGGACCATCTATTTATGTCGCCATGGAGAGAGCGAATATAATCTCTCAGGGAGGATTGGTGGAGACACTGGCTTGTCCAATAGGGGAAAGAAG TTCTCCattgccttgggcaagttcctGGAGGAGCAGAATTTGAAGAACCTTAAGATATGGACCAGTCAGCTTAAAAGGACCATCCAGACAGCAGAAGCCCTCAAGCTACCATATGAGCAGTGGAAGGCCCTCAATGAAATTGATGCT GGAGTCTGTGAAGAAATGACCTATGATGAAATCAAGGATACTTATCCTGAAGAATTTGCTCTTCGTGATCAGGATAAATATTATTACCGCTACCCTTCTGGAGAG TCTTATCAAGATCTAGTTCAGCGCTTAGAACCAGTGATCATGGAGTTGGAGAGACAGGAGAATGTATTGGTGATTTGCCACCAAGCTGTCATGCGTTGCCTTTTGGCCTATTTTCTAGATAAGAGTGCAG ATGAAATGCCGTATTTGAAGTGTCCCCTTCACACAGTATTGAAACTGACACCTGTGGCCTATG GTTGCCGGGTGGAATCTATTTATTTGAATGTAGAAGCAGTAAACACACACCGGGAAAGATCAGAG GAAGCAAAGAAGGGACCTAGCCCGCTCATGAGACGCAATAGCGTTACCCCACTAGCCAGCCCTGAACCCACCAAAAAGCCTCGCATCAACAGCTTTGAGGAGCATGTGgcttctacttctacttctacttccCTGCCCAGCTGCCTGTCCCGGGAGGTGTCCACGCAA CCTTTACTAGGGAAAGCCTGTTT AACCTGA
- the PFKFB3 gene encoding 6-phosphofructo-2-kinase/fructose-2,6-bisphosphatase 3 isoform X2: MPLELTQSRVQKIWIPADHRPSLPRPCGPQLTNSPTVIVMVGLPARGKTYMSKKLTRYLNWMGVPTKVFNVGEYRREAVKEFSSYSFFHPDNEEAMKVRKQCALAALRDVQLYLKEEGGQIAVFDATNTTKERRDMILDFAKENDFKVFFIESVCDDPSVVASNIMEVKLSSPDYRDCSSAEAMEDFMKRIDCYQVNYQPLDPDNYDRELSLIKVLDVGRRFLVNRVQDHIQSRIVYYLMNIHVQPRTIYLCRHGESEYNLSGRIGGDTGLSNRGKKFSIALGKFLEEQNLKNLKIWTSQLKRTIQTAEALKLPYEQWKALNEIDAGVCEEMTYDEIKDTYPEEFALRDQDKYYYRYPSGESYQDLVQRLEPVIMELERQENVLVICHQAVMRCLLAYFLDKSADEMPYLKCPLHTVLKLTPVAYGCRVESIYLNVEAVNTHRERSEEAKKGPSPLMRRNSVTPLASPEPTKKPRINSFEEHVASTSTSTSLPSCLSREVSTQNLNSS, from the exons ATGCCCCTGGAGCTGACTCAGAGCCGGGTGCAGAAGATCTGGATCCCCGCGGACCACCGGCCTTCGCTGCCCAGAC CCTGTGGACCTCAGCTAACCAATTCCCCTACAGTGATTGTTATGGTTGGACTCCCAGCTAGGGGAAAGACTTACATGTCTAAGAAGTTGACACGCTACCTCAATTGGATGGGTGTCCCCACGAAAG TTTTCAATGTCGGGGAGTACCGCCGGGAGGCTGTGAAAGAATTTAGTTCCTATAGTTTCTTTCATCCAGACAATGAAGAGGCCATGAAAGTTCGGAA ACAATGTGCATTAGCTGCCTTGAGAGATGTCCAGTTGTATCTGAAAGAAGAAGGTGGCCAGATTGCA GTTTTTGATGCTACCAATACcacaaaagagagaagagatatgaTCCTtgattttgcaaaagaaaatgactttaag GTGTTTTTCATCGAGTCTGTATGTGATGACCCTTCTGTAGTGGCCTCCAACATTATG GAAGTTAAACTCTCTAGCCCCGATTATAGAGATTGCAGCTCAGCAGAAGCCATGGAGGACTTCATGAAAAGAATTGATTGCTATCAAGTCAACTACCAACCTCTTGACCCAGATAACTATGATAG GGAGCTATCACTGATCAAGGTGCTTGATGTTGGCCGAAGATTCCTGGTAAATAGAGTCCAAGATCACATCCAGAGCAGGATAGTCTATTACCTGATGAACATCCATGTCCAGCCCCGGACCATCTATTTATGTCGCCATGGAGAGAGCGAATATAATCTCTCAGGGAGGATTGGTGGAGACACTGGCTTGTCCAATAGGGGAAAGAAG TTCTCCattgccttgggcaagttcctGGAGGAGCAGAATTTGAAGAACCTTAAGATATGGACCAGTCAGCTTAAAAGGACCATCCAGACAGCAGAAGCCCTCAAGCTACCATATGAGCAGTGGAAGGCCCTCAATGAAATTGATGCT GGAGTCTGTGAAGAAATGACCTATGATGAAATCAAGGATACTTATCCTGAAGAATTTGCTCTTCGTGATCAGGATAAATATTATTACCGCTACCCTTCTGGAGAG TCTTATCAAGATCTAGTTCAGCGCTTAGAACCAGTGATCATGGAGTTGGAGAGACAGGAGAATGTATTGGTGATTTGCCACCAAGCTGTCATGCGTTGCCTTTTGGCCTATTTTCTAGATAAGAGTGCAG ATGAAATGCCGTATTTGAAGTGTCCCCTTCACACAGTATTGAAACTGACACCTGTGGCCTATG GTTGCCGGGTGGAATCTATTTATTTGAATGTAGAAGCAGTAAACACACACCGGGAAAGATCAGAG GAAGCAAAGAAGGGACCTAGCCCGCTCATGAGACGCAATAGCGTTACCCCACTAGCCAGCCCTGAACCCACCAAAAAGCCTCGCATCAACAGCTTTGAGGAGCATGTGgcttctacttctacttctacttccCTGCCCAGCTGCCTGTCCCGGGAGGTGTCCACGCAA AACCTGAATAGCTCCTAG